Within the bacterium genome, the region ATGGGTCATGGGAAGTATATTTGCGGGTGTTGCTGGTATTTTGTTTATGTTAAGAATGTCCATCATTCATAATATTATCAATCACTGGACTGAAGTAGAAGCAACCGTCATCAATAAATGGTATATTAGAGATCGAGGTAGAATCGAATATCAATATCAGTATCAGGGTGAAAGCATTACATCAGGTTGGGCTATTATGATAAACAAAGTCAATAGACAGGTTGAAAAAGGTATGGTTGTTAAAGTGCTGATCAATCCTGATAAACCTAAACAGTCATTAGTGCTTTCTTTCTTTGAAGTGAAATAAGAGTATAGGATTCACATATCTTTAAGAATGAGTATAATAATAAGTACTTGCGGTCGTGGCGAAACTGGCAGACGCGCTGTCTTCAGGCGGCAGTTCTTCGGAGTGAGGGTTCGAATCCCTTCGACCGCACCATTAAATTTTCTATCCGAGCAATTTGTACATAAAGTTTTATATTATCCTATATAACAGAAAGTGTATGGGAACTAAATCGGATTAATATTTATATTGTTTTACAGATAGTATTTTATAATTTATAAGTATTATGAACAAAAAGCAATAAAAAAAAGTATAGTCAAATTATTCAATCGTAATATCACATGAATCGCTTCTTTTTTAGTGTACCAATATGTGAAATACTCACTTTTTTAATTTCATGGTAAAATATACTTGCAAGGATAAAAGGGTGGGGTAGATTATGCCAATTGATACATCAATAAATCAAAGATATGATCTTTTAAGGTCTATCGGGATTACAAGAGATAGTAATGTTGTACTATATGTCACAGGCGATAGAAAAAACATGGGAACTCAAATTGCCGGTGATGTTGTTGGTATTTTCAACAAACAACTCGACTCTTTTGTTAATCCAAAAAGAATCACTCTCATTTTGTATACTCTAGGTGGCAATACATTGGCAGCATGGAATATTGTTAATATGATAAGAGAGTATTGTGAGTATTTTGAAGTTATTGTTTTAAACAAAGCCAGAAGTGCTGGGACTTTAATAAGTTTAGGTGCAAACAAAATTATTATGAACAACCTCTCAACTTTAGGTCCAATTGACCCATCACTAACAGGACCTTTTAATCCAGTTTTGCCTAATACTAACCCACCAATCCCTATTCCTCTTAGCGTCGAGGATGTAAAAGGTTTTGTTGAGTTTGCAAAAAAAGAGATGAACATTAAACGAGGAAAAGATTTTAAAGATATATACAATAAATTATCAGACAAAATAAACCCAATGGTTGTTGGAAGTGTTTATAGATCTAAAGAACAGATAAAAATGCTGGCAAAGAAATTGTTAAATATGCATTATCCATGGTACAAGATTTTTAAAAAGAAACGGATTATTTCATTTTTATGTAGTGATTCCGGTAGCCATGATTATACGATTAATAAGACTGAAGCTATACAATTAGGTTTACCAATTGAAATAATAAAAGATGGTTTAAATGAACAACTGGGATTATTACTTGAAAATATTGTCGATGAATTGATGCTTAATAATGATTATGATCCAGTTAGGGAAATGAGTGCAAATCATAACCAACCTCTTCCATATTCCTTTAATAGAGGAATTATTGAGAGTGTTGAAGGAGGAACCTGGTTTTATGTATCCGAAGGAGAATTGCAAGTGATTCCCGTACCTAATCACGCACCAATGCTTAATGATAATAGAATAAAGGAAGGATGGATTAAATTAAGATGACATATGTTGAAAAGTTTCAAGGTGCAAATATAAATGCTTCGATGATTAACTATCAAAATCAAGGTATTACATCTGATAATAAAAGCCTATTTGACCTAATGAAGTATAATCTAATTGAAATACATGATAAGAAGATATACATGGATAATAACAGAAATATTTCAGTTAATATTGATCCTAAAAAAACAGTGATTCAAAAATAACTATATCGATTAAATTAAAAGTCCCGGCAAGGACTTTTATTCTATATTTAAATCTTTTTCTTAGTTTTCTTATAGGTGATACCGTGATTTTTGAACATAGATAGGGATGCTTACCCACAATTATTGTGTTGTTGGTGTTCAGATAGATATGTCCATTGGCACCATTTTCATTAATCTTAGCGTGTCTAAATTGTGTTTACTGTTCTATACCAACAGCAAAATAACTTTTATTTTCAATAAACGGGTGTTGTATCACTACATTTCTAAAAGTATGGATTTGAAGTATGTTGAAACGTGTGTATGCTTGCCGTTTAAAGCCATCGAGATTGCCTCCTTCTTTAATATTCTATCATAGGAAGGATTCTTACTCTTTGTGCCTACTAAACTAACAGCAGTGTGTTAGGAAGAATAATCTCTTATATATGTATATGCTTCCTTTTTGTATAATATGTAGCAAAACATTACCTTTAGTTTTCAAGATTAGTAATCACTCAAATAGGCTGTAAAGTTTTGTTATGCGGAATGGGTCTTATTTTCATTAAAAACCAATTGTTGATTAAGTTATATAAGAATGCTTAATTTTACCCTATTCGTAGTATGGTGATTTAATAACTACCATGCTTAAACATTATTTGATTAATGGTAAAACCCGAATAAAAGAAAGATGAAACGCATTAAAGTGTTAAAATAATGAAGAAAAAAGTGACCACAATGTATTCAAATGGCAATAGTGAATCTCAACCAATTCGAAGTTCAATATTGAAATATTAAAATATAAAAAAATGCTGGTGACGATTAATTGATTCACCAACATCTTGTCATTTTGGATAAAGTTATTTATACCTGTAAAAATACTATTTTTTTTCTATATGAAAATTGTCGTCAATAAATCTTTCTATATTTGCTTTAATTGGATCAAAGTTAATTGCGTTCATAATTACTTCACTAAGTGAATTAATAAATTCTTTCTCACTCAGTTTAACCGCATCCAACTCATCAATGAGGTAAGAGTACAACTTTTTACCATCTTTATCATCGTTTGTTTTATTAACCAATTTGTATTCTCTGATAATTGTTTCTAAGGATTTATATGTAAACAAACGATTTCCCACAACCCTTATTAATTCTGCGTTGGGATTTGCTATAAAAACAGAATAGAGAAATTTCTCGATACTATAGATTGGTAGAAACAGTTTTCTAAGATGCTTGAATTTTTCAACCTTGTTTACTTCATCTTTTACATCACCATCAAGTATTGAAAAAACAAACTTGTCTCGTCCCATAATGTTTTGATTGAATATTCTTTCCTGAAGACTTAAAGTATTACCCCAAGAACCCACAGGCAAAACATTTATTAATAGATTATTTTTTACTCGGTAATCAATCAACATTTGTTTTACTAGTATTTCGGATAAGTGGTCTTCAACAAGAACAGTACAATCATTTCCATCGTGATTATATAAACTTCTTATAGCATAATGTGGATAGCAAGGTGTCATTATATTTGCATCACCATCAGTATTGGATAAGAAAAAAATATTTCTAGGCTTTATCATCTTTATTAATTCTGTTGAGTGACTTGAGAAAAGTACAGTTAGTTCCATTCTACTACACATATCTTGGAGATATTCTACTAATCTAACTATCGAACTAGGGTGTAAAGCCAATTCCACTTCATCTATAAAAATAAACATTCTATTATCTATCGGTGTTCTTAATCGTCTTCGATATTGAGGAACAAGTGCGGTTGAATTAATAAAATTAAGTAATGAAATAAGCATACACTCCCCAGAACTCATCTTATACTTACTAATGAAATCTCCATTGGATAGTTTAAAAAAATAGGGCATATTACTTAAATTATACTTTCTCGCTACGTCCATATTACTTAACTTGTATAATTCCTTATAATGACCTGCTTCATTTCTTAAAATGGTACTCAAGGATTCCTGTAGTTTTGGGTGAGCGGGGATAAATTTTGAAACGAAGACCTTATCTTCAGCAATCATTTTATCAATATTTTTCATATCTTCAAAACGAGTTCCCGAAAAAATGCTGCCTTCATATATACCGTTAAATCTAACTCTAGGCTCATTTTCAGTCCACAATCTCTTTTTTGAAGCATTATAATTCCATTCATCGGTTTGACCTTTTGCCGATATTGAGACAATAGAAGATTCATTTACTTCTGTTGAACCTAATGCTCTTAAATTTGGCATATATACTGTGGAAGCAATCGCAGACATTACGGTACTTTTACCAACGGCATTTTCTCCGACTAATGCGTAAATTCCATCTTTAAAATTGAATGTGTAATTAAATGATTTTATGTTCTTCACATTGTTGATTTTCACATTGATTTCCATATATATCCCCCATATTTTTGTTGTAGTGTCAAGCAATGACTGTTTTGACTTTCCTCTTAATTTTAATTATACAAGTTATATCGTTTTTCTGCAATAATACATTATACTTGATTTTTTTATATTGAATATGGTGTGATATCAAAATGATTACACGAAACGCTCATATCACCCGTGAGAGGTTTTTATAGATGTTCACGTTTAATTTTCACTATCATTTGTTTTTCATAATATAATAAAATTCGACTATGGTTTTTAAACATACATAACCTCTATAATTTTATGTGTTCATATAAAATCTGGTGTTTTAAACGCTAATGAAGGAGTAAAGAATTATTTATGATTTTATAATGAAAAAGGAACCGAAGTTCCTACTCGTTGCTAATTATATTATCGATATGATGTCCTAATTTTTTAACCAGACCGGTAACAAGGGCATTACCCATCATAAAATATCTTCTTTTTGTTGGCATTCCTGTATTTGTCCAATTATCCGGAAACTCATTTAATCTCTCAGTCTCAATAGGTGTCAAAATTCTTAACCGTCCGGTACTATCTTCAATGACGTGAGTGCTTCTATTTACCGTACCTTCACTCGTTAGCATTGTGCGACCGGGTAATGATAAATCTTCAGGGAATGTCATTTTACCTTCTGAATATGTATACTTAATACCATTTTTCTCTCTAGGTACTCGCTTCGATCCTTTTAGGTACTCGAATTTCTCTTTTGAGTCGTTAAGGTAATACGACATCTCTACTTGTCTATTTTCAATGATATCTTTCAACGGTCGCGGTTTAATGTATGCAGGATGTGTTTTTGCAGTATGGATAATACCATCAATCATAAATCCACTATTCTCAAAAGGGAATTTAAATTTGTTTGAAACGACTACTAAATCAGTAAAATTGGATTTAGAAATGTTGATTTCTTTCATAAATATGTCATCATTTATTATAGGAAACGTCTTAGCGAATAATCCGTCTTGAAACAAAATATCTTTTGGTTTTACTTCAAAAATTCGATGATAGAATTTCGTGGATTTATGGTATGCAAAGATATATATTCTACGACGTCTTTGAGCATGTCCATAATCAGCTGCGTTCAATATTCTCCACTCAACAGCATACCCTAAATCATCAAAACAACGTAGCATTATTCCAAAATCTCGTCCTCGTTGTGTAGATGGGGATTTAATTAATCGATCTACATTTTCGAGCAGTACGAATGGAGGTCTTTTGATTTCGAGAATATCATTTATTTGCCACCACAAGACACCCTTTTTTCCTTGTATTCCTTGTTCTTTAGATAGACTTCTAGCTACAGAATAGTCTTGGCAAGGAAATCCTCCGACTAGTAAAGTGTGATCAGGAATGCCTTTCTTATTAACGGTTGTGATATCTTCATTTGAAATTGTATTATCATTAAATCTATATTTATAGCACTCATATGCATGTTGAGTTTTCGTCGAGGGTTCCCACTGATTCGCCCATATAAACTTAAAATTATCTTTTTCAACGGTTTTGCCATCTTGACTTAAATAGACCTCATTTAGTCCCACTCTAAAACCACCTACACCCGCAAATAATTCTATAACAGTTTTTTCCACAGAAATCCCTCATTATCTATCTCATATATAAGTAGAATTGTCGATAAAGACAATTCATGATACAATAAGTATACCAAAGAATATGACATTAATCAAGATCGATAATCTTAAAATGAGGACAAAATATGCACCCAAAAACTGATGGAAGATATTTAAAAGAGAATGAGATTATAACAATAGGTAAAAGCATATTACATAAAACATTTGGACAGATTGCAGAATCTAGTGAAACGCTATTGAATAAAGGTTCTTTCGGAACATTTATAGAGAAAGAAGTCTACCATTTAAAGCCAAACAGTAGATCAGAACCCGATTTTGTTGAAGCGGGAATCGAACTTAAAGTTACCCCATTTAAACTAAACCAAGATGAATCGTATTCAGCAAAAGAAAGACTAGTCTTGAATATCATCAATTATGTAGAAGAGGCGAAAAAAACATTTTATACGAGTTCATTTTGGACTAAAAATAAAAAGTTATATTTGCTGTTTTATCTATGGGAGTCAAATAAAGCCCAAAAAGACTTTTTAATCATGTTTGATTATTTGTTAACTTTTTCAGATGAAGACCTGATTATCATAAAAAGAGACTGGTATATTATTCATGAAAAGATAGTTAATGGCAAAGCACACGAGATTTCTGAAGCTGATACGATGTATCTAGCTGCATGTACAAAAGGTGTCAACAAAGGGTCACATAGGCATCAATATGAATCTGATATTCTAGCGAAACAAAGAGCTTATAGTTTGAAAACAAGCTATATGACACAGTTACTTCGAACCAGGGTAACAGACAAAAAAGAAGATATAGTTCGACTGATTTCTGATGCACTTGAACTAGAGAAAAAGAGTTTTGAACAAATCATTTATGATCGTATGAGACCATATTTTGGAAAAAGTACGAAAGAATTAATTAAACAATTCAAGATTCAAGCATCTAAAAACATTAATGAAATCATTGTAGCCAGACTATTAGGTGTTCAAGGTAGAGTGTCTCAAACAGAAGAGTTTCTAAAAGCAAATATTGCACCCAAAACGATTAGATTAGAAGAAGATGGAAGAATGATTGAGTCCATGTCCTTTCCGACCTTCAGATACGAAGAA harbors:
- a CDS encoding AAA family ATPase, with protein sequence MEINVKINNVKNIKSFNYTFNFKDGIYALVGENAVGKSTVMSAIASTVYMPNLRALGSTEVNESSIVSISAKGQTDEWNYNASKKRLWTENEPRVRFNGIYEGSIFSGTRFEDMKNIDKMIAEDKVFVSKFIPAHPKLQESLSTILRNEAGHYKELYKLSNMDVARKYNLSNMPYFFKLSNGDFISKYKMSSGECMLISLLNFINSTALVPQYRRRLRTPIDNRMFIFIDEVELALHPSSIVRLVEYLQDMCSRMELTVLFSSHSTELIKMIKPRNIFFLSNTDGDANIMTPCYPHYAIRSLYNHDGNDCTVLVEDHLSEILVKQMLIDYRVKNNLLINVLPVGSWGNTLSLQERIFNQNIMGRDKFVFSILDGDVKDEVNKVEKFKHLRKLFLPIYSIEKFLYSVFIANPNAELIRVVGNRLFTYKSLETIIREYKLVNKTNDDKDGKKLYSYLIDELDAVKLSEKEFINSLSEVIMNAINFDPIKANIERFIDDNFHIEKK
- a CDS encoding serine protease, whose amino-acid sequence is MPIDTSINQRYDLLRSIGITRDSNVVLYVTGDRKNMGTQIAGDVVGIFNKQLDSFVNPKRITLILYTLGGNTLAAWNIVNMIREYCEYFEVIVLNKARSAGTLISLGANKIIMNNLSTLGPIDPSLTGPFNPVLPNTNPPIPIPLSVEDVKGFVEFAKKEMNIKRGKDFKDIYNKLSDKINPMVVGSVYRSKEQIKMLAKKLLNMHYPWYKIFKKKRIISFLCSDSGSHDYTINKTEAIQLGLPIEIIKDGLNEQLGLLLENIVDELMLNNDYDPVREMSANHNQPLPYSFNRGIIESVEGGTWFYVSEGELQVIPVPNHAPMLNDNRIKEGWIKLR
- the dcm gene encoding DNA (cytosine-5-)-methyltransferase, translating into MEKTVIELFAGVGGFRVGLNEVYLSQDGKTVEKDNFKFIWANQWEPSTKTQHAYECYKYRFNDNTISNEDITTVNKKGIPDHTLLVGGFPCQDYSVARSLSKEQGIQGKKGVLWWQINDILEIKRPPFVLLENVDRLIKSPSTQRGRDFGIMLRCFDDLGYAVEWRILNAADYGHAQRRRRIYIFAYHKSTKFYHRIFEVKPKDILFQDGLFAKTFPIINDDIFMKEINISKSNFTDLVVVSNKFKFPFENSGFMIDGIIHTAKTHPAYIKPRPLKDIIENRQVEMSYYLNDSKEKFEYLKGSKRVPREKNGIKYTYSEGKMTFPEDLSLPGRTMLTSEGTVNRSTHVIEDSTGRLRILTPIETERLNEFPDNWTNTGMPTKRRYFMMGNALVTGLVKKLGHHIDNIISNE
- a CDS encoding Sau3AI family type II restriction endonuclease, giving the protein MHPKTDGRYLKENEIITIGKSILHKTFGQIAESSETLLNKGSFGTFIEKEVYHLKPNSRSEPDFVEAGIELKVTPFKLNQDESYSAKERLVLNIINYVEEAKKTFYTSSFWTKNKKLYLLFYLWESNKAQKDFLIMFDYLLTFSDEDLIIIKRDWYIIHEKIVNGKAHEISEADTMYLAACTKGVNKGSHRHQYESDILAKQRAYSLKTSYMTQLLRTRVTDKKEDIVRLISDALELEKKSFEQIIYDRMRPYFGKSTKELIKQFKIQASKNINEIIVARLLGVQGRVSQTEEFLKANIAPKTIRLEEDGRMIESMSFPTFRYEEIAETDWEDSWHKDYFESTKFMFVIFKKEKYDYELYDIKFWNMPISVLENEFKEVWLHTQNIIRSGEIVREIKNGIFLTNFIKKSGHPLMHVRPHAQRRKDTYPLPVMDKKTGLTEYTKHCFWLNNNYVLEIIGNRKMV
- a CDS encoding DUF3592 domain-containing protein, which translates into the protein MRKISFFKILYHDYAAFGTFAAMGIGLFAVTGGLIFGDQTLWVMGSIFAGVAGILFMLRMSIIHNIINHWTEVEATVINKWYIRDRGRIEYQYQYQGESITSGWAIMINKVNRQVEKGMVVKVLINPDKPKQSLVLSFFEVK